In Spirochaetota bacterium, one DNA window encodes the following:
- a CDS encoding RnfABCDGE type electron transport complex subunit D: MAEEKQTISPALSGAPHIRSDQSVAFIMWVVVLALAPAAAYSVFLFGTHALLVMLCSVGAAVAAEAAYRYALRKNFASLDGSAAITGLLLAMCMPPQAPVWLAVTGSVFAVIVAKQVFGGLGFNIFNPALAGRVFLLGVWPVYMTASWHSFGDGNVLADGVMNAAGLSGEAFDAITMATPLAALKEMPGVFTGMNVPLDGLYATLFSNDMLLSQFLGNTGGCIGETSAVLLLAGGLFLLYKRIITWHIPFAFIATVAAFMGIYFAAGAFPYVGRAVLYHLLSGGLFLGAIFMATDTVTSPITAKGKVLMGIGCGVITCVIRLWSGFPEGVSFSILAMNALVPLIDRYTRPRVFGTSK, from the coding sequence ATGGCAGAAGAGAAGCAGACCATCTCCCCCGCGCTTTCGGGCGCGCCGCATATCAGATCGGACCAGTCGGTGGCCTTCATCATGTGGGTGGTGGTCCTGGCGCTGGCGCCCGCCGCGGCGTACTCGGTCTTCCTTTTCGGGACGCACGCGCTCCTGGTGATGCTGTGTTCCGTGGGCGCCGCAGTCGCGGCGGAGGCCGCCTACCGCTATGCGTTGAGAAAAAATTTCGCGTCCCTGGACGGCTCGGCCGCGATCACGGGGCTCCTGCTCGCGATGTGCATGCCGCCCCAGGCCCCCGTCTGGCTGGCCGTGACGGGCTCCGTGTTCGCGGTGATCGTCGCAAAGCAGGTATTCGGCGGTCTCGGGTTCAACATCTTCAACCCGGCCCTCGCGGGGCGCGTGTTCCTTCTGGGCGTATGGCCGGTCTACATGACCGCCTCATGGCACAGCTTCGGCGACGGCAATGTGCTCGCGGACGGCGTCATGAACGCGGCGGGGCTTTCCGGGGAGGCATTCGACGCCATTACCATGGCGACGCCGCTGGCAGCCCTCAAGGAGATGCCCGGGGTTTTTACCGGGATGAATGTCCCGCTTGACGGCCTTTACGCGACGCTCTTCTCAAACGACATGCTGCTGTCCCAGTTCCTGGGAAATACCGGGGGGTGTATCGGCGAGACCTCGGCGGTCCTGCTTCTGGCGGGGGGCCTGTTCCTGTTGTACAAGCGCATCATAACCTGGCACATCCCGTTCGCCTTCATCGCCACAGTCGCGGCATTCATGGGTATCTACTTTGCCGCGGGCGCGTTTCCGTACGTGGGACGCGCCGTGCTCTACCACCTGCTTTCGGGGGGCCTTTTCCTGGGGGCCATCTTCATGGCGACCGACACGGTCACCTCGCCGATAACCGCGAAGGGCAAGGTGCTCATGGGGATCGGCTGCGGCGTGATCACCTGCGTTATTCGGTTATGGAGCGGGTTCCCGGAGGGGGTAAGCTTTTCGATTCTCGCGATGAACGCGCTCGTTCCGCTTATTGACCGATACACCCGGCCCCGGGTATTTGGCACGTCAAAATGA
- a CDS encoding AMP-dependent synthetase, which produces MSDAYEGKPWLKHFDPKVAPALSYEEKTFAEMFAETVKKFPDKTALIYMGAKLSYTQVDEVSNRLANFLIKSGLKPGEVVGLHLPNIPAHYVAIIAVQKAGCVSTGLSPLLTAHEMEHQLKDSGTRLVFTLDLLYPKLAEVAASAPFTTVVVSRIADFLPGVKRVLGTLLKKIPTGPVTPLPGKTVLRFMDAIKSVPASPVMVKRGWNDMMFMMYTGGTTGPAKGAMLTQKSYMSNRIQVLAWLDIKSSDIALSAFPLFHIAGLALGGFTITQGTTVICVPNPRDSHFLINALKTYKPTLMVNVPTVYFELLKRPDFRALQLRGHLNWCLSAAAPFPAEYIKDLESIIGEGNFIELYGMTETSPVTFCNPRYGKKRAGSIGLPISDTDVKLIDPETGQHAKLGETGELAIRGPQVMSGYFQQPGETANAVRDGWMYTGDVAKMDEDGYFYIVDRVKDMVIVSGFKVFTRELDDVLAKHPDVEMGASIGMPDPERPGSERVGCAIVLRPGIEKNQAEKEKIIGYLKENVAPYKVPRVIQFMDQLPTSGVGKILKREIRKLMVEN; this is translated from the coding sequence ATGAGTGACGCGTACGAAGGTAAACCGTGGCTTAAGCATTTCGATCCAAAGGTGGCTCCCGCGTTGAGCTATGAAGAAAAGACGTTCGCCGAGATGTTCGCGGAGACCGTCAAAAAGTTCCCCGATAAGACCGCGCTCATCTATATGGGGGCGAAGCTCAGTTACACCCAGGTAGACGAGGTATCGAACAGGCTTGCGAATTTTCTTATCAAGAGCGGGCTCAAGCCCGGCGAAGTGGTCGGCCTGCACCTCCCGAATATCCCGGCGCACTATGTAGCGATAATAGCGGTTCAGAAGGCCGGGTGCGTGTCCACGGGCCTGTCGCCCCTGCTCACGGCGCACGAGATGGAGCACCAGTTGAAGGATTCCGGGACCAGGCTCGTGTTCACACTGGACCTGCTCTACCCGAAGCTCGCGGAGGTCGCCGCAAGCGCCCCCTTCACCACGGTCGTGGTTTCCAGGATCGCCGATTTTCTGCCGGGCGTCAAGAGGGTCCTGGGTACGCTCCTGAAAAAGATACCCACGGGACCGGTGACGCCGCTTCCGGGGAAAACGGTACTGCGCTTCATGGACGCGATCAAGAGCGTTCCCGCGAGCCCGGTGATGGTGAAACGCGGATGGAACGACATGATGTTCATGATGTACACGGGCGGGACCACGGGACCGGCAAAGGGCGCCATGCTCACGCAGAAAAGCTATATGAGCAACCGCATACAGGTGCTCGCCTGGCTGGACATCAAGTCCTCCGATATCGCGCTTTCCGCGTTTCCGCTGTTCCATATCGCGGGCCTCGCGCTGGGAGGTTTCACGATAACCCAGGGCACGACGGTCATATGCGTCCCGAATCCGCGTGACTCGCATTTTCTCATCAACGCGCTCAAGACCTATAAACCTACGCTGATGGTAAACGTGCCCACGGTCTATTTCGAGCTGTTGAAGAGGCCCGATTTCCGGGCTCTCCAACTCAGGGGACATCTCAACTGGTGTCTCTCGGCCGCGGCGCCGTTCCCCGCCGAATACATCAAAGACCTGGAGTCGATAATCGGCGAGGGAAATTTTATAGAGCTCTACGGCATGACCGAGACGAGCCCGGTGACCTTTTGCAACCCGCGCTATGGAAAGAAAAGAGCGGGATCGATCGGCCTTCCGATATCGGATACTGACGTGAAGCTTATCGACCCCGAGACCGGACAGCACGCGAAGCTTGGCGAGACCGGCGAGCTAGCCATCCGCGGGCCGCAGGTCATGTCGGGCTACTTCCAGCAGCCGGGGGAAACGGCCAATGCCGTGCGCGACGGGTGGATGTACACCGGCGACGTGGCGAAAATGGACGAGGACGGATATTTCTACATCGTCGACAGGGTGAAGGACATGGTGATCGTTTCGGGGTTCAAGGTCTTCACCAGGGAACTCGACGACGTGCTCGCGAAGCACCCGGACGTGGAGATGGGCGCCTCGATAGGCATGCCCGACCCGGAGCGCCCGGGATCGGAGCGGGTGGGCTGCGCGATCGTGCTGCGGCCGGGGATAGAAAAAAACCAGGCCGAGAAGGAAAAGATCATCGGCTACCTGAAGGAGAACGTCGCGCCGTACAAGGTGCCCAGGGTGATCCAGTTCATGGACCAGCTTCCCACGAGCGGCGTGGGCAAGATACTAAAGCGCGAAATCAGGAAGCTCATGGTAGAGAACTGA
- a CDS encoding MBL fold metallo-hydrolase — protein MTALYTLGGLLVLAALTVCLKLIRLARGRKRALAEIAGTRIESLAHYGAVKECAVLPLLDFHAARPGLKTEPGVSCLVKAGALRILMDTGYNAAGEHPSPLLDNMKALGVDPEALDMIFISHAHLDHLGGMKEQRTRTFSISRGKVKLGKIPVFAPVDIRPSAYNPGPVTQVVSWPQSLAPGVISIGAIPRELFLMGPVREQSLAVHVKGKGIALIIGCGHQTIERIVERARLLFREPVFAVIGGLHFPVRGGRVRLGPLNIQKLVGSDLPPWRGLSEADVEKAIVLLKSLGLKVLALSPHDSSDWALGRFRDEFPGVFRTLSVGEEIRL, from the coding sequence ATGACGGCACTGTATACACTGGGCGGGCTCCTGGTTCTGGCCGCATTGACGGTATGTCTCAAGCTTATCCGGCTCGCGCGCGGCAGGAAGCGGGCGCTCGCCGAGATCGCGGGAACGCGCATCGAATCGCTTGCACATTATGGCGCAGTGAAGGAATGCGCGGTGCTCCCGTTGCTGGACTTTCACGCCGCGCGGCCCGGACTTAAAACCGAGCCCGGCGTATCCTGCCTCGTGAAGGCGGGTGCGCTCAGGATACTCATGGACACCGGTTACAACGCGGCGGGGGAACACCCGTCGCCCCTTCTCGACAATATGAAGGCACTCGGTGTGGATCCGGAGGCGCTTGATATGATATTCATAAGCCATGCGCACCTGGACCACCTGGGCGGCATGAAGGAACAGCGAACCCGTACGTTCAGCATATCCCGGGGGAAGGTGAAACTGGGCAAGATACCCGTGTTCGCGCCCGTGGACATCCGGCCGTCGGCGTACAACCCGGGACCGGTGACGCAGGTGGTGAGCTGGCCGCAGTCGCTCGCCCCGGGGGTGATAAGCATCGGGGCAATTCCGCGCGAGCTCTTCCTCATGGGCCCGGTCCGCGAACAGTCGCTCGCGGTACACGTCAAGGGAAAGGGCATTGCGCTGATAATCGGCTGCGGCCACCAGACGATCGAGCGCATCGTCGAGCGGGCCCGCCTTCTGTTCAGGGAGCCGGTGTTCGCCGTTATCGGGGGGCTGCATTTCCCGGTGCGGGGGGGACGGGTTCGCCTGGGGCCGCTGAATATCCAGAAGCTGGTGGGAAGCGATCTCCCCCCGTGGAGGGGCCTGTCCGAGGCGGACGTCGAGAAGGCGATCGTCCTCCTCAAGTCCCTTGGTCTTAAAGTGCTCGCCCTCTCGCCACACGACAGCTCAGACTGGGCGCTCGGGCGGTTCAGGGACGAGTTCCCTGGCGTATTCCGCACGCTCAGCGTCGGGGAAGAAATCCGGCTTTAA
- the rsxC gene encoding electron transport complex subunit RsxC: protein MMRLSFSGGINPPENKHLTEGVSFQNLSIPQICYIPMQQHAGRPARVIVAPGENVIQGQMIGEADGLLSAHVHASIPGRVLDVGKHPTVYARDTECVLIELQGSFRSSRRDETPAWEAGTGEMIVSKIAAAGIVGLGGAAFPTHVKLQPPKNKPIDTLIVNGAESSPYLTADDMLMRSHPEQIITGVRMLLKALGIASAIIGIEDNKPAAAAALRTAIGRIGPPESIQVKVFKTRYPQGGERQLIYGALGRQVPSGGLPMDAGAVVQNVGTVYAVYEAVMFDKPLYERYVTVTGGCIGNPGNYKVRIGTRIADLVEECGGLTGKPAKVIMGGPLCGTALDSLEVPVTKGTSGILFLAARETPGSVDYLPCIRCGRCVAACPAGILPNMLGKAIEKERFDIAETLRPFDCIMCGSCAYICPARRPNNQFIRLAQEKLRRKNT from the coding sequence ATGATGCGTCTCAGCTTCTCCGGGGGAATTAATCCCCCGGAAAACAAGCATCTTACGGAAGGCGTTTCCTTTCAAAACCTCTCGATTCCCCAGATTTGCTACATCCCCATGCAGCAGCATGCGGGCAGGCCTGCGCGGGTTATTGTCGCCCCGGGCGAAAATGTCATACAGGGACAGATGATTGGCGAGGCCGACGGGCTCCTGAGCGCGCACGTGCACGCATCGATCCCTGGAAGGGTCCTGGATGTCGGCAAGCACCCCACGGTGTATGCCCGGGACACGGAGTGTGTACTGATAGAGCTTCAGGGTTCGTTCAGGTCGTCCCGGAGGGACGAAACCCCCGCGTGGGAAGCCGGTACCGGTGAAATGATCGTTTCGAAGATCGCCGCTGCCGGCATCGTAGGCCTGGGCGGCGCCGCGTTTCCCACACACGTCAAGCTCCAGCCGCCCAAAAACAAGCCTATCGACACCCTGATCGTGAACGGGGCCGAAAGCTCGCCGTATCTCACGGCGGACGACATGCTCATGAGAAGTCACCCCGAGCAGATTATAACCGGTGTGCGCATGCTGCTGAAGGCGCTCGGGATCGCCTCGGCGATTATCGGGATCGAAGACAATAAGCCCGCGGCGGCTGCGGCGCTCAGGACGGCCATAGGGAGAATCGGACCCCCCGAATCCATACAGGTGAAGGTGTTCAAGACGCGCTATCCCCAGGGCGGAGAAAGGCAGCTCATTTACGGCGCGCTGGGCCGGCAGGTTCCCTCGGGCGGGCTCCCCATGGACGCGGGGGCGGTCGTGCAGAACGTGGGAACCGTCTACGCCGTCTACGAGGCGGTCATGTTCGATAAGCCGCTCTACGAGCGCTATGTGACCGTAACCGGGGGCTGCATCGGGAATCCCGGAAATTACAAGGTACGCATAGGCACGCGCATTGCGGACCTGGTCGAGGAATGCGGCGGCCTCACCGGGAAACCCGCGAAGGTGATCATGGGCGGCCCCCTGTGCGGGACCGCACTTGATTCGCTTGAGGTGCCCGTAACCAAGGGGACCTCCGGAATCCTCTTCCTCGCCGCGCGCGAAACGCCGGGAAGTGTGGACTACCTGCCCTGCATACGCTGCGGGCGATGCGTCGCGGCCTGTCCGGCGGGCATTCTCCCTAACATGCTCGGCAAGGCGATCGAGAAGGAACGGTTCGATATCGCCGAAACGCTTCGGCCGTTCGATTGCATCATGTGCGGATCGTGCGCGTATATCTGCCCGGCCCGCAGGCCCAACAACCAGTTTATCAGGTTGGCGCAGGAAAAATTACGCCGGAAAAATACATAA